TTGCACTGAAGCTTCCATTTAAACgtcttttaataaatataactaGTTAATAGCAAACTCCAGTTGGATACTTGCCTTTCGGACGAagtacagcttactgtgggatacgaactacattatatcgagaagttaaTTTCTAGTCGCCAGAAAcacattcctctggttccacgttggcagagcggggaatcgaactcgggactcaTGTCCGTTTCAGTTGAAGGGCTTCTATAATCCTGTTCCCTGGATGTATGGAGTTTTTCCTTGACGTGATGGGATGTGTTTGTGGCTGTTCAATAGATTTATGCTTGGAGTAATAAAAATTTTCGCGATTACATGATTTGCGAAAAGAAATAAGCAATTAGTGTTCTTTGCATAATATTTTAAAACGACAGTAACAAACATTGAGATAATGAGGAGGACTGTGATGATTCAGTCATAAAGAAACTGACTGGAAGAGAAGTGAATGGAGAAGATGATGTTTAATTCAGCAgcggtttttttggggggaggggggtggggggtggggggtggggggggtggggggggtgaatTGAGGAAGACCTAGAATGTACTGTGTCGGATTAATGTTCCTTGACATTCGGCTCTGTTGAAGGCGCATGAAGCGGATGAGAGGCTATATAGAGATTTTTAAACCAGTGGCGTGATACTGAATCACACTGCTGAAAGGATGAATACATTTTGTTGTCATCTAAAGCCGCGACCCCACAAAAGGAATAGAATTGAATTTTACctttaataaactctacgggatataccgtGAAAATTTAACTACCACCCCCcggcatttttaataaaattaaaatcgactTTGACATTTACCtctttgagacatgccaaccttcggtgcgttgcttaccagtttaagcaacaatgagaaaaaaataattggaaaaacagagaagaacctttataaaattaacgcagttgaggcagcaattactttcaataaaacattattattattattattattattattattattattattattattactattattattattattattattatgataatgacaACATCGGACGTCATAGAGACTTTTAAGAAAGGATAAACTCGTGGAATCATTACTGTAACAaactgaggaatttatttcagggaATTACAAGAGCGAGAGGGAGGAGAGGCCAAACCAGCCCCTTTAGTTTAATGAAAACAGTCCGAGTGTCAGCGACTGAATTAATGAGGGGGAATGAAATATTTTCGTCGGTGTTGGGTAAAGAGTGAAAACTGCTCTCAAGTTAATGGCGTTCAAATTCGCCATTCGACAAAAATTGCGAGGAAATGGAGATGAGAAAACTCGAGTTTAAAAGGGATCGATGTCGTCTGCGAAATTCCGTCAATGTATAACATTTAGCACAATCTTTTATTTTGTTGGTAAAGGGACATATttaagttgagttgagttgaatacggaatttaggccaaatgccaagcactgggacctatgaggtcattcaatgctggaaTGAAAacggacagtaaaaggtttgaaaggtgtaacaggatgaaaaccaaagcagttgcactatgtatcaagtgataggagagggtggaaagtaaggtgtagaaaggaaatatgaaaggagggacagtaaaaggaacgaaagtggttgcagctagtggccgaagggacgctgcaaagaaccttaagtaatgcctacagtgcaccgcatgaggtccactgacggcactaaccccctacgggggcgACATATTGAAGAAGCGTTATCTGAAAGGGTATTTCCTCGCTCACACTCACACCGATTTCGTGTTTAATCAATACCATAAGTCAGCTTCTTTGTTATACTGAATACCTAGATGATTTCTAAACATCGTGCATGTACTTAAATGCCAAAAATAGACAGCAACCTCCGACATTTCCAGGTGGCTCTACGCCCCACCTGCAGGTGAAATAAGCCCCCCGAATCCACTGGATTTCGGAATGGCTCTCGCTTTCACCCCGAAACCCATAAATCACGGAAAATTCTTTAATCCGAAGCATTCAACTAACAGTTGCACACTTTCAACAGATTCTGGGAGGCTTAGCCTGCAAAGCGGGGGGATTCCTGCAGGCCACGGCAGTTCTGGCCAACGGCAACGTGATCATGGCCATCGCTGTCGACCGGTATTTGGGAATCGTGCAGGCGCCCCTGAGGCGGCTGCGCCCCGAATGGGCGGGCACGGAGGTCATTCTCTATATGATGTTCATTACGATCGTTTCTTGTggtaagccaaaaaaaaaaaaaaattatgtcgaactgtatttttttaaaaatctcataCTGGGTCATTTATCTGAATAGCTAAACCTACCCCGCATTCAAAAGACGCTATTTTGTCTCGAATAATGATTAGCGATATTTGCAAGTGTCTGCATTAACAGAAATAATGCCATCCATCATTGCAATGAAGGAACATACAACCGCTGTCTCCAGCAGTTCAAcagagataaaatgaaaataaaatgtggaaaaaagcTGTATGTTCTCCTTCCGAATCCATTTCAGGAATAAGCGCTCCGTACACCATATTCTACGGACTGAAGGGACCGTATTTCACTTACACGAACGGGACCATCTACCTGGAGGACATCCACTGCGACAAGTACTTCTGCTGGTCAGACGGAGATCAGATCTACTTCTTCGAAGTGGGTCTGGTGTGCGCCATCATCGTGCCGATGCTGTTTACTTTCCTCGTGACGTACGGATTCCTCATGCATTTTTTAATCCAGCGACGCTCCGTCGGGGTCACCGATGCTAGGCAGCTCGCCCGGAAGCGGAAGGTAATATGATGCTGCCTCTTTCTGAAGTCAGTTTAGTTTAGAGTCTTTACAAGAACTTCCTTTCGAGTTTCTCTTAGccgagtcaaaaaaaaaaaaaaaaaaaaaaaaaactttcgaatcCTGTTAGCCgagtcaaaacaaaaaaaaaaaaaaaaaaaactttcgaatcCTGTtagcagagtaaaaaaaaaaaacttcgatttCTCTTAGtcgagtcaaaaaaaaaaaaaaaaacttttgagtttCATTTAGTCgggtaaaactaataaaaagaaataagaaaaaaaaacaacgaatgcGAAAAATATTACGTTTAAGCAGCAGAATTTATTTTCTGTTGACCTAAAAATGAATGAGCTTTTCCAAGCCTCACAAAATGACATTGGATATCCTGCCCTTCACCTAAATCATtgatactactttttttttccaggtgaTGATCACAGTCTGCGCTATGATGATCAATTTCCTGGTACTGAGAATACCATCCTGGATTTTTCTTCTGGTACCCCAACCTTCCGATAAGAGCGAGGCGGGGGCTCGCAGGGCGTACAGCTACACTCACTACAGTTTGCAGTCGCTGACTCTGTGTGCTTCAGCCCTCAACCCCATCCTCTACAGTCTTCTACAGCAGAGCTACAGACAGTTTCTACCTCAAGTTACAAAGCCTTGCATCAGATCATCTAAAGTAAGGGAACATATGACAATCCTTATGTTCAGTGAAAtgatttcttacaattaatcaccGGGCATATAAAGCTTTCACAAAGCAAGTGAACGTTTTGAATAAAGCTCAGTAATTTGTGTATAAATGCTGGTGATGGTAAATTAAAGCTCGCCAAGGAACATGGAAGAGCATGGATGATAAAAGACCAGATTTAAATTCAGCCTCTAAATTATATGTGGTCCATACACAAAGAACGCCTCGTTTTATGAAAAGTATGGTATACCGAGAACAGGAGtttgatgaattgagttgagttgAACACAGAATtaagaccaaaggccaagcactgggacctatgaaaggtgtgacaggaggaaaacctcacagcagttgtaactatgaatcaagtgttaggagatggtggaaagtaagatgaaggaaaagaatatgaaaggaggtacagtaaaaggaactaaaccggttgcagctaggggccgaaggcacgctgcaaagaacctgaggtaatgcctacagtgcaccccatgaggtccactgacggcactaacaccctACGGGGAGGAGTTCAATGAAACAGCCACCACGATGCAGAGATGGAGATCTCACCTTAAGGCAAAACCAAACCTTCTATTGATGCATTTCACTGGAATCTGAAAGCTCCTCATGACCAGACAAGTGACGGTGTGTGAGGGTAACAGGACGCGAggtagcatttaaaaaaaaaaaacacctccgGTCACAATCTTCATTTAGAAGCCGCTGCCGGATGTGAACCACATTCAGTCCCAAGACTGTGGGCAAAACTTTTACCCGAATTTCGTTTGGGGTTGCTTGACTTTTCTGCATAATTATGCTGTCTCCTGAAAGACACATTAAAAGAGATGGATACTTTACCCTATAATAAACGGAGAAAAGTCAGGAGATTCAATAGACTTAAAAACGCTAGTAAAACAgttatagaagattcacatcatccgtgtatatgatgtttaggccagtcccttacgacgctcctgattggctgtcgataagccaatcacagggctggaaactctccgtctctctcgagagttcacataggtaggatgtatgttccaccgctcctgagggatacgtctttcaaaagtgtccctcaggagaggtggaacatacatcctgcctatgtgaatactctctcgagagacagagtttccagccctgtgagtggcttatcaacagccaatcaggagcatcgtaagggactggcctagacatcatatgtacgggtgatgtgaatctactatagtaatggaAACCTCATGAAAATGTAGCCATTTTTCatcactttccatttacttagtTGCACTAGCCATTTGTAATAGTTACTTAACTAATAATATTGCGTCTGTTGGGACCTCTTTCCGAAATCCTTAGTATCCCACAATAACATTAAATGCAGAGGAACTCTTTGAATTCCATTCAGTTATATGGTGGGAGATATTGATGGCATAAATTGCTCACAAAAGCTTCTGTATACTACGAGATTTCGTATCCCCAATTGCCTTGAGTACTACACTGAAGTAATGAACTACTAACTTATTTTAGGACAACAGTCATAATTTCATATCATAATTAGACGAAAATTTTATTTGcctataatataaaaatagttaCAGGCATTAAAAAGAGAAGACTTCTTGAATACATATCCAAGGTATTTAACATGACGGATAGGCGAAAACcgttaaaaaaatcaatattcaaagaaaaatatgatcaAGAAAATCGTCGTAGTCATTTTAGTTGTGATAAACTATATTCATGCCCTCATCCAGTTcacatttccattcttttttaaattaacatttcattattattattattattattattattattatattattatgattattattattattattattattattattattattattattattgttgttgttgttgttgttgtattaaaaGTAATAGCTGCCTCGgctgcgttaattttatgaaggttcttctctatttttctaattattgtttagaaaaatagagaagaacctttacaaaattaacgcagctgaggcagcaatacttttaataaaacatgtttaaaagagggtttacctccagcatatattatcattattatcatcatcatcatcattattattattattattattattattattattattattattattattattattattatcatacatttacttttttttgcaaTCGAGCAGAAGGTGAGACCACTAATCACCACCAGTTCTCAGCCATCCTGTGCAACGATGACGTCACCGGAAACCATCAGCAGCACCCTGCCTACCAGATCAACACTGCTCCATTCGACCAACGCATTACCGAACGTCATTAACAACCACGGGATGACACCCGTTGGGGTTCCTCAACCATCAGCAACCGTGCAGAGCGACCCAGTGCTTTTCCTGCCAGGATGTAGCAGTACCTTGTACGATCAACTGCTGGAGGAATCCAACCCGTGGAATAAAGTAGTGACGCCAAAACTAGCCGTCGTCATGGAAGTGGAAGAAGAGTCATATTCTGAACATGACGGCAAGAAGAAGAAACATGTTCCTTAATAATGTTAGTTCATCAGATTGATGATGTTAATGCGTGGCGTTTTGTCAGGCTTCGTGTGGTTATAAGAATCctttagtatgtgtgtgtgtgtgcttttatctttaattttcttcttatttcgttTAAAACTAACATTAAATCACCATTTttgtgaaaatgaaatatttgattATTTACCCATGAGCATATTTATTGGGAAGTTGCAACGGATATATAACTATCATCATCTTGACCTATTCGTGTATGCACAAATACACACGtcgcacatacatgcatacacattagtgtgtatatatatatacatatacacatataatatacacatatatctgtatatatataaatataaatatgaatatatatatatatatatatatatatatatatatatatatataattaaatttctgactcacataaAGATCGAACCCAgctctttcaattgaaaggcaaggacattgccaatctatatatatatatatatatatatatatatatatatatatatatatatatacatacatacatatatatacatacacctgaGAGAGCTTATGAAACGAAAACTAATCATGCCGACAAGAACATTAcgattataaaaaaaagcaaatccgACGTTAATCCCTCAGCTCCGACCAATCGCCCTCTGGTCACCCTTTTTTTCCTTGATCGGGGCTGCTGCTCTCTTTTAAGTGGATTACCTGGGTTCATTTCTGGTACGCAGTAATTACAGGTAACATTAAAAAGGTTTcccgtccgagagagagagagagagagagagagagagagagagaaatggcgaaGGAGGAAACGAAAGAGGGTGCTGCTGCTACTGCAGAGACCACGATCCACGATTCGAGTCGCCGCCCaccggccacccccccccccccccaccacaaaaaaaaaaaaaaaataaaacacacacacacacaccgccagTTTCTTCCATTTCCAGCTTAATGCAAATGGTTATCGATTAGAGCGAGGTCGGCCGGCTTGCTTGTTCAGTGTTATTCattccacttttttctttttttttttatttctttcgggGATTTCGGGGGGAAATCTTCTCCCGAGGAATGGAAcgcgagttttttttttgcatcttgaCGCAGACAAAGTTCACTGGTCTAGTTCGGTCATTCGTCTCATTTTGTTTGTGCGTAAGAATGAAGTTTTGCGGGAGCCAAATTAATATGAATACGTTTTCAACTAATCGTCTCTTACTCAGCAGTTTCCAAGTCTGTTTATTCCATATTAGCATTCAAGCTGAACAACAATAAATTTTAGTGTTTATTGTACATTCACTGactggcttatatatatatatatatatatatatatatatatatagatatagtatatatatattatatatatatatatatatatatatatatatatatatatatatatatatatatatatatatattatatacatatatagttggcAATTCTTGTTTCACTAAAACAACCTTACTGAATCCACCTTATGTTTGTTCACTTCATGTAGCAGGGCATACTAAAACTATTTCCCTTCGTACGCAAAATATACGGACTTTATTGTATTACAGaacttaagccaaaggccaagcgctttcgcgtatgaggtcattcagcgctgaaaacgaTATTGACAGTAAgaaagtctgaaaggtgtaacaggaggtaaacctcaaagcagttgcactatgaatcaactgttagtaGAGGCTGGACccttaagatggaaggaagagaataacgacggaggtacagttaaaggaatgaaaggggttgcagctaggggccgaagggacgctgcaaagaaccttgagtaatgcctacagtgcaccgcgactGCTATTGCCCCATCATTTTTACACTTATAAAAACATCGCCCACTTAACTACGGTAGATATTCATACGGTTTAGACCATCAAAAGTTAAAAATCCAAGTAATGTCTGAAAATCGATTGAGTATGAACATAATCCTGACTCAACTAATTTtagttttgatattttcttttcgttCACGTTGTAACGCTT
This window of the Macrobrachium nipponense isolate FS-2020 chromosome 5, ASM1510439v2, whole genome shotgun sequence genome carries:
- the LOC135215310 gene encoding kiSS-1 receptor-like — protein: MEHNATARQYPGPLDTWFKVLITALDTFLAFITLMGGLTTLYIVYMIRNQSRRLSCLLGCLAVSDILTAAVLLLFDLPGLWNDNFAWILGGLACKAGGFLQATAVLANGNVIMAIAVDRYLGIVQAPLRRLRPEWAGTEVILYMMFITIVSCGISAPYTIFYGLKGPYFTYTNGTIYLEDIHCDKYFCWSDGDQIYFFEVGLVCAIIVPMLFTFLVTYGFLMHFLIQRRSVGVTDARQLARKRKVMITVCAMMINFLVLRIPSWIFLLVPQPSDKSEAGARRAYSYTHYSLQSLTLCASALNPILYSLLQQSYRQFLPQVTKPCIRSSKKVRPLITTSSQPSCATMTSPETISSTLPTRSTLLHSTNALPNVINNHGMTPVGVPQPSATVQSDPVLFLPGCSSTLYDQLLEESNPWNKVVTPKLAVVMEVEEESYSEHDGKKKKHVP